In one Desulfoferula mesophila genomic region, the following are encoded:
- a CDS encoding xanthine dehydrogenase family protein molybdopterin-binding subunit: MSQPAIIGQSIPRLDAPSKVTGQAIYTDDLKMPGMLYGKLLRSPLAHAKIKRLDVSRAKALPGVKDVITGADIPQVKYGNWRLVPQSQDELALAVDKVRFVGDEVAAVCAIDADTAQRALELIEVEYEELPVILSVEEATAEGAPLIHDESKGNVSLVRKIDYGNLEEMFAKADYIREDTFKVHPVQHAYMEPCSCVAHSEEANRVTLWTSTQTPYIVQCLLASTLGLPENNVRVMKVMVGGGFGGKMELRPWEFCASFMAMRTGRPVKFTLTRADELAFGRRRHAMSIYSKVGFSKDGMLLAKDFQVMLDGGAYNAMGPTATFLCGTFGNMLYNYPAYRYFGRHVYTNKPPASAMRGFGAPQAAFVAETQLNMAAEALGIDPIDLRIKNAMQTGDVIPDVATISTCGFKECLQEVRRISGWDEKRKNPVKGKGLGIGCFSFISGGVFNWFNTKYNFSAAEVSVYEDGTAQLATMACDIGQGPDTAMRQILAAELGIPIENIRLIAMDTATTPKADLGSWGSRVTLMNGNAVIDAAKKIKEMLIPVLFEEMDLNQIHDIGFADGRVFVKANPKKGLTFGECVYKALRGRRGEPLTARGFYTPRNKGLVSPAFSFGAQIAEVDVDTDTGLIKVERMYTAHDCGMPINKMAVEGQLEGAIQMGLGYALMENLIMDDKGRTLNTTFLDYKMPTAEDMPPGESADVFTYEPEGPYGAKEAGEGLAIPTAPAITHAVYEATGYRCMETPITPEKVLRALDKIK, encoded by the coding sequence ATGAGCCAACCAGCCATCATCGGCCAGAGCATCCCCCGCCTGGACGCCCCGTCCAAGGTGACCGGCCAGGCCATCTACACCGACGACCTCAAGATGCCGGGCATGCTCTACGGCAAGCTGCTCAGGAGCCCCCTGGCCCACGCCAAGATCAAGCGCCTGGACGTGAGCCGGGCCAAGGCCCTGCCCGGGGTCAAGGACGTTATCACCGGGGCGGACATCCCCCAGGTGAAATACGGCAACTGGCGCCTGGTGCCCCAGAGCCAGGACGAGCTGGCCCTGGCCGTGGACAAGGTGCGCTTCGTGGGCGACGAGGTGGCCGCGGTGTGCGCCATCGACGCGGACACCGCCCAGCGGGCCCTGGAGCTCATCGAGGTGGAGTACGAGGAGCTGCCGGTAATTCTCAGCGTGGAGGAGGCCACCGCCGAGGGCGCCCCGCTGATCCACGACGAATCCAAGGGCAACGTCAGCCTGGTGCGCAAGATCGACTACGGCAACCTGGAGGAGATGTTCGCCAAGGCCGACTACATCCGCGAGGACACCTTCAAGGTGCACCCGGTGCAGCACGCCTACATGGAGCCCTGCTCCTGCGTGGCCCATAGCGAGGAGGCCAACCGGGTCACCCTGTGGACCTCCACACAGACTCCCTATATCGTGCAGTGCCTGTTGGCCAGCACCCTGGGCCTGCCCGAGAACAACGTGCGGGTGATGAAGGTCATGGTGGGCGGCGGCTTCGGCGGCAAGATGGAGCTCCGTCCCTGGGAGTTCTGCGCCTCCTTCATGGCCATGCGCACCGGCCGCCCGGTGAAGTTCACCCTGACCCGGGCCGACGAGCTGGCCTTCGGCCGCCGCCGCCACGCCATGAGCATCTACTCCAAGGTGGGCTTCAGCAAAGACGGCATGCTGTTGGCCAAGGACTTCCAGGTGATGCTGGACGGCGGGGCCTACAACGCCATGGGCCCCACGGCCACCTTCCTGTGCGGCACCTTCGGCAACATGCTCTACAACTACCCGGCCTACCGCTACTTCGGCCGCCACGTCTACACCAACAAGCCCCCGGCCAGCGCCATGCGCGGCTTCGGCGCGCCCCAGGCCGCCTTCGTGGCCGAGACCCAGCTCAACATGGCCGCCGAGGCGCTGGGCATCGACCCCATCGACCTGCGCATCAAAAACGCCATGCAGACCGGCGACGTGATCCCCGACGTGGCCACCATCAGCACCTGCGGCTTCAAGGAATGCCTGCAGGAGGTGCGGCGCATCAGCGGCTGGGACGAGAAACGCAAGAACCCGGTGAAAGGCAAGGGCCTGGGTATCGGCTGCTTCAGCTTCATCAGCGGCGGCGTGTTCAACTGGTTCAACACCAAGTACAACTTCAGCGCCGCCGAGGTCTCGGTGTACGAGGACGGCACCGCCCAGCTGGCCACCATGGCCTGCGACATCGGCCAGGGGCCGGACACCGCCATGCGCCAGATATTGGCCGCCGAGCTGGGCATCCCCATCGAGAACATCCGGCTCATCGCCATGGACACCGCCACCACCCCCAAGGCCGACCTGGGCTCCTGGGGCAGCCGAGTCACCCTGATGAACGGCAACGCGGTGATCGACGCGGCCAAGAAGATCAAGGAAATGCTCATCCCGGTGCTGTTCGAGGAGATGGACCTCAACCAGATCCACGACATCGGCTTCGCGGACGGCCGGGTGTTCGTCAAGGCCAACCCCAAGAAGGGCCTCACCTTCGGCGAGTGCGTGTACAAGGCGCTCCGGGGCCGCCGGGGCGAGCCGCTCACCGCCCGGGGCTTTTACACCCCGCGCAACAAGGGCCTGGTGAGCCCGGCCTTTTCCTTCGGGGCCCAGATCGCCGAGGTGGACGTGGACACCGACACCGGGCTGATCAAGGTGGAGCGCATGTACACCGCCCACGACTGCGGCATGCCCATCAACAAGATGGCCGTGGAGGGGCAGCTGGAGGGGGCCATCCAGATGGGCCTGGGCTACGCGCTCATGGAAAACCTCATCATGGACGACAAGGGCCGCACCCTGAACACCACCTTCCTGGACTACAAGATGCCCACCGCCGAGGACATGCCTCCCGGCGAGTCGGCCGACGTGTTCACCTACGAGCCCGAGGGGCCCTACGGAGCCAAGGAGGCCGGCGAAGGCCTGGCCATCCCCACCGCCCCGGCCATCACCCACGCGGTGTACGAGGCCACCGGCTACCGCTGCATGGAGACCCCCATCACCCCCGAAAAGGTGCTGCGGGCCCTGGACAAGATCAAGTAA
- a CDS encoding FAD binding domain-containing protein, whose amino-acid sequence MSMPEFQVHQPKTVEEVLDLMGRHRSSVKLLCGGTDLVIKMRTGAQAPEHLISLNRVAGLKGITYAGGDGLVIGGAARISQVGKNPEVRRLYPGLAHACSVMATVQIRNMGTVAGNIVNAAPSADTAAPLLAHGASLVAVERGGRRQIRLKDFFTGPGLTVLEPGEMVEAIRVPDVSPRSGSCYLRLSARSKVDIAAVGVAGFINLDLSGKVIRCRLALAAVAPTPLRCPEAEAMLEGKVPDDKLIAQAAAACVRACRPIDDIRATAAYRRAMVQVLAQRVLTKSVEMAQGGTS is encoded by the coding sequence ATGAGCATGCCAGAGTTCCAGGTGCACCAGCCCAAGACGGTGGAAGAGGTGCTGGACCTGATGGGCCGCCACCGCTCCAGCGTAAAGCTGTTGTGCGGCGGCACCGACCTGGTCATCAAGATGCGCACCGGGGCCCAGGCCCCCGAGCATCTGATCAGCCTCAACCGGGTGGCCGGCCTCAAGGGCATCACCTACGCCGGGGGCGACGGCCTGGTCATCGGCGGGGCGGCCCGCATCAGCCAGGTGGGCAAGAACCCCGAGGTGCGCCGTCTCTATCCCGGCCTGGCCCACGCCTGCTCGGTGATGGCCACCGTGCAGATCCGCAACATGGGCACCGTGGCCGGCAACATCGTCAACGCCGCGCCCTCGGCCGACACCGCCGCGCCGCTGTTGGCCCACGGCGCCTCGCTGGTGGCCGTGGAGCGGGGCGGCCGCCGCCAGATCAGGCTCAAGGATTTCTTCACCGGTCCGGGGCTCACCGTGCTGGAGCCCGGCGAGATGGTGGAGGCCATCCGGGTGCCCGACGTGTCCCCGCGCTCCGGCTCCTGCTACCTGCGCCTCAGCGCCCGCAGCAAGGTGGACATCGCCGCGGTGGGCGTGGCCGGTTTCATCAACCTGGACCTGAGCGGCAAGGTGATCCGCTGCCGCCTGGCCCTGGCCGCGGTGGCCCCCACCCCCCTGCGCTGCCCCGAGGCCGAGGCCATGCTGGAAGGCAAGGTTCCCGACGACAAGCTCATCGCCCAGGCCGCCGCGGCCTGCGTGCGCGCCTGCCGCCCCATAGACGACATCCGGGCCACCGCCGCCTATCGCCGGGCCATGGTGCAGGTGCTGGCCCAGCGGGTGCTTACCAAGAGCGTGGAAATGGCCCAGGGAGGGACGTCATGA
- a CDS encoding (2Fe-2S)-binding protein, with protein MAKQNIELIVNGDRYEVAVEPNRMLVDVLREDLGLTGTKIGCAQGDCGACTVLMDGVSISSCLTLAVEAHQRELTTIEGLAASPQELHPIQESFVQHGAVQCGYCTPGMIMSAKHLLDQNPHPSEEQIRQGLSGNLCRCTGYNKIVEAIGAAADKMASSGKEG; from the coding sequence ATGGCCAAACAGAACATAGAACTTATAGTGAACGGCGACCGCTACGAGGTGGCGGTGGAGCCCAACCGGATGCTGGTGGACGTGCTCCGGGAAGATCTGGGGCTCACCGGCACCAAGATCGGCTGCGCCCAGGGCGACTGCGGGGCCTGCACCGTGCTCATGGATGGGGTGAGCATCAGCTCCTGCCTCACCCTGGCGGTGGAGGCCCACCAGCGCGAGCTCACCACCATCGAGGGCCTGGCCGCCTCGCCGCAAGAGTTGCACCCCATTCAGGAGTCCTTTGTGCAGCACGGGGCGGTGCAGTGCGGCTATTGCACCCCCGGCATGATCATGTCGGCCAAGCACCTGCTGGACCAAAATCCCCACCCCAGCGAGGAGCAGATCCGCCAGGGGCTCAGCGGCAACCTGTGCCGCTGCACCGGCTACAACAAGATCGTGGAAGCCATCGGCGCGGCCGCCGACAAGATGGCCTCCTCCGGTAAGGAGGGCTAG
- a CDS encoding ABC transporter permease, with protein sequence MSGAVDIGYGQLALALGFVLLAGGASLWLKLGLGRELLVGTLRTVGQLALMGYILVYIFAINQAWLVLLLFAGMIFFAARIVAGRVRGKGVPVFWPVFISMLLSYMVVSFLVTGVVVRAAPWWDPRYFLPLGGMVVGNSMNAMALSLERLFGEVSNRRDEVELLLSLGAEPREATAAINAEAIRAGMIPSINSMMGVGLVFIPGMMTGQILAGADPLLAIKYQIVVMLMLVGSTTLGSVVAVGLARRRLFTEAQQLRPASPKAA encoded by the coding sequence GTGAGCGGGGCGGTGGACATCGGTTACGGCCAGCTGGCCCTGGCCCTGGGCTTCGTGCTGCTGGCCGGGGGCGCGTCCCTGTGGCTGAAGCTGGGCCTGGGCCGCGAACTGTTGGTGGGCACCCTGCGCACCGTGGGCCAGCTGGCCCTCATGGGCTACATCCTGGTCTACATCTTCGCCATCAACCAGGCCTGGCTGGTGCTGCTGTTGTTCGCGGGCATGATCTTCTTCGCGGCGCGCATCGTGGCCGGGCGGGTACGGGGCAAGGGTGTGCCGGTGTTCTGGCCGGTGTTCATCTCCATGCTCCTGTCCTACATGGTGGTGAGCTTTCTGGTTACCGGGGTGGTGGTGCGGGCCGCGCCCTGGTGGGACCCCCGCTACTTCCTGCCCCTGGGAGGCATGGTGGTGGGCAACTCCATGAACGCCATGGCCCTGTCCCTGGAACGCCTCTTCGGGGAGGTGAGCAACCGCCGCGACGAGGTGGAACTGCTGCTCTCGTTGGGGGCCGAACCCCGGGAGGCCACCGCGGCCATCAACGCCGAGGCCATCCGGGCGGGCATGATTCCCTCCATCAACTCCATGATGGGGGTGGGCCTGGTGTTCATTCCCGGCATGATGACCGGCCAGATATTGGCCGGGGCCGACCCCCTTTTGGCCATCAAGTACCAAATCGTGGTGATGCTCATGCTGGTGGGCTCCACCACCCTGGGCAGCGTGGTGGCGGTGGGCCTGGCCCGGCGGCGGCTTTTCACCGAGGCTCAGCAGTTGCGCCCGGCGTCCCCCAAGGCCGCCTAG
- a CDS encoding DUF2975 domain-containing protein, with product MDQQVERITQLGARLRTVTTILMIAVPVVLALAWALVNHLPYFIAQLPVPVKGYLPWGTRALAFVASMLPGGVAIYALSRLRRLFGLYAKGVIFQAANVECFRQLGYALFAWAGAGFLFKPIAGIILTFHWTPGTRLLVLGLDSQDVVALFMGLVVITVAWVMDQGRKLNEEHELFV from the coding sequence ATGGATCAACAAGTCGAACGCATAACCCAATTGGGCGCGCGCCTGCGCACCGTGACCACCATCCTGATGATCGCCGTGCCCGTGGTGCTGGCCCTGGCCTGGGCCTTGGTCAACCACCTGCCCTATTTCATCGCTCAGCTTCCGGTGCCGGTGAAGGGTTATCTGCCCTGGGGCACGCGGGCCCTGGCCTTTGTGGCCAGTATGCTTCCCGGCGGGGTGGCCATCTACGCCTTGTCGCGCCTGCGCCGGCTTTTCGGTCTCTACGCCAAGGGGGTGATCTTCCAGGCGGCCAACGTGGAGTGCTTCCGCCAGTTGGGCTATGCCCTGTTCGCCTGGGCCGGGGCCGGGTTTTTGTTCAAGCCCATTGCCGGGATCATCCTCACCTTCCATTGGACGCCGGGCACCCGCTTGTTGGTCCTCGGCCTGGACAGCCAGGACGTGGTGGCCCTGTTCATGGGCCTGGTGGTCATCACCGTGGCCTGGGTCATGGATCAGGGGCGTAAGCTGAACGAAGAACATGAGCTGTTCGTCTAG
- a CDS encoding DMT family transporter, which yields MAWLILCVAGVFETVWALAMKASDGFSRPGWAALSLGAMAVSVVLLAWALRSLPVGTGYAVWTGIGAAGAALMGMVLFHEPANPARLFFLGLILAGIIGLRLSSRGA from the coding sequence GTGGCTTGGCTGATTCTCTGCGTGGCCGGAGTGTTCGAGACGGTGTGGGCCCTGGCCATGAAGGCCTCGGACGGCTTCAGCCGCCCGGGCTGGGCGGCGTTGTCCCTGGGGGCCATGGCCGTCAGCGTGGTGCTCTTGGCCTGGGCCCTGCGCAGCCTGCCGGTGGGCACCGGCTACGCGGTGTGGACCGGCATCGGCGCGGCGGGGGCCGCCCTCATGGGCATGGTGCTGTTCCACGAACCGGCCAACCCGGCCCGCCTGTTCTTCCTGGGCCTGATCCTGGCCGGGATCATCGGACTCAGGCTCAGCAGCCGGGGCGCGTGA
- a CDS encoding helix-turn-helix domain-containing protein, translating into MIVVNLDVMLAKRKVKSKDLAQAVGITEQNISLIKTGKIKGLRLATLDAICRFLECQPGEILEYRDEEGG; encoded by the coding sequence ATGATCGTAGTCAACCTGGACGTAATGCTGGCCAAGCGCAAGGTGAAGTCCAAGGACCTGGCCCAGGCGGTGGGCATCACCGAGCAAAACATATCACTGATCAAGACCGGCAAGATCAAGGGCCTGCGCCTGGCTACCCTGGACGCCATCTGCCGCTTTCTGGAGTGCCAGCCGGGGGAGATTCTGGAGTACCGCGACGAGGAAGGCGGCTAG
- a CDS encoding sugar phosphate isomerase/epimerase family protein — translation MSSPVLWLAGSAPARRRAAALIARLSQSARVLTLGPAGDPAPDLVLGPAPDVTLALEACPPDLRPDALLVLEPNDPPAGAPGLPCPTLAWGGECAACDAPAPADPGAAARALLRAAEQGRAWPWLARVNVNLPLRDLLGRYRRLSATVAVNPEVYIDHQALERLSDADVAQARQAIQSRRVSVHLPFLDLSPGSPDPDIARASLERLNRAADWALQLGAAQAVAHLGYNADTHRDLGEFCRRLGGSFAPLARRLEQGGCRMVMENTFEPGPAVLLAAREAIVQAGGPAVGFCLDVGHAYCFSPTPLGEWWQGLAPQLQEMHLHDNDGSFDYHRPPGCGLVDWEFLGRSLAEQAEPPLLTMEPHAEPDLWAFLRGLEKVWGLPGPA, via the coding sequence ATGAGTTCGCCGGTGTTGTGGTTGGCCGGTTCGGCCCCGGCCCGCCGGCGGGCCGCGGCGCTGATCGCCCGCTTGTCCCAGAGCGCCCGCGTTCTCACCTTGGGCCCGGCCGGAGACCCGGCCCCGGACCTGGTTTTGGGGCCCGCGCCGGACGTGACCCTGGCCCTGGAGGCCTGCCCGCCCGATCTGCGCCCGGACGCCCTGCTGGTCTTGGAGCCTAACGATCCCCCCGCCGGGGCGCCGGGCCTGCCCTGCCCCACCCTGGCCTGGGGAGGCGAGTGCGCCGCCTGCGACGCCCCGGCCCCGGCCGACCCCGGCGCCGCGGCCCGGGCCTTGCTGAGAGCCGCCGAGCAAGGCCGCGCCTGGCCTTGGCTGGCCAGGGTCAACGTGAACCTGCCCCTACGTGATCTCCTGGGCCGCTACCGCCGCCTGTCCGCCACGGTGGCGGTGAACCCTGAGGTGTACATCGACCACCAGGCCCTGGAGCGCCTGAGCGACGCGGACGTGGCCCAGGCCAGGCAGGCGATTCAGAGCCGCCGGGTAAGCGTGCACTTGCCCTTCCTGGACCTGAGCCCCGGCAGCCCGGACCCGGACATCGCCCGCGCCAGCCTGGAGCGCCTGAACCGGGCGGCGGACTGGGCCTTGCAACTGGGCGCGGCCCAGGCGGTGGCCCACCTGGGCTACAACGCCGACACCCACCGCGACCTGGGCGAGTTTTGCCGCCGCCTGGGCGGCAGCTTCGCCCCTCTGGCCCGGCGCCTCGAGCAGGGCGGCTGCCGCATGGTCATGGAAAACACCTTCGAGCCCGGCCCCGCGGTGCTGCTGGCCGCCCGGGAGGCCATTGTTCAGGCGGGCGGCCCGGCGGTCGGCTTTTGCCTGGACGTGGGTCACGCCTATTGTTTTTCTCCCACCCCTTTGGGCGAGTGGTGGCAGGGCCTGGCTCCCCAGCTGCAAGAGATGCATCTGCACGACAACGACGGCAGCTTCGACTATCACCGCCCTCCCGGCTGCGGGCTGGTGGACTGGGAGTTCTTGGGCCGCTCCCTGGCGGAGCAGGCCGAGCCGCCGCTGTTGACCATGGAGCCCCACGCCGAGCCGGACCTGTGGGCCTTTTTGCGGGGCCTGGAAAAGGTGTGGGGCCTGCCCGGCCCGGCTTGA
- the glgP gene encoding alpha-glucan family phosphorylase: MRPSLTFQIKPDLPESLAPLAEIAANLWFSWHAGAIDLMQRVDHHLWREVNHNPVALLNQISQERLETLAEDSGFLAQMDRVVETMRAYLGATKCAFLNGRAPEGLKIAYFSAEYGLTDCLSLYSGGLGVLSGDHLKSASDLNLPLVAVGLAYGQGYFNQYLNADGWQQEEYHPNDFYNLPMSLMTTDDGNELRISVDIEGRPLQARVWRISVGRVPLYLMDANIEDNPPELRSITFQLYGGDREMRIRQEILLGIGGVRLLKALNIEPNVFHMNEGHSAFASLERIRQLRQEKGLNFNEAREVVRASNCFTTHTPVPAGNDYFDPDLVRRHFSSYVADLGISLPVLMAYGRVDPRNDSEQFCMTVLAMRLSDFANGVSRLHGRVSRQMWQGVWPHFPEEDIPVGHVTNGVHIPSWISSDMAYLYYRYLGPGWHEDPDSQTVWKAIEEMPDAELWRARERRRGQMVAFLRNTMVEQLSRRGASAEELRRAGEALNPEALTIVFARRFATYKRAVLIAQDQERLAKILGNPQQPVQIIFAGKAHPKDNEGKEFIRRVVALTHDKRFRDKIVFIEDYDINTARYLVQGADIWLNTPRRPMEACGTSGMKAVANGGLHLSILDGWWDEGFQPGLGWAIGRGEEHSGEYPQDEVEARALYRLLEDEVVPLFYRRDAYGLPRGWISYVKNSLRNLCPVFNSHRMVEDYAENAYLSASRRFLNLVADEFSGAKGLGDWSQRIMENWSQVQVVSAESAAPHSAIWGQELPISAMVRLGDLKPEDVAVDAYYGRLRPDGEFAERLTHTLEPVGQNDGMWRFEGKVLAQSTGRLGLAVRVVPNHPLAGSKYSLGLAAWS, translated from the coding sequence GTGCGGCCCAGCCTTACTTTTCAAATCAAGCCCGACCTTCCCGAGTCTTTGGCGCCACTGGCCGAAATCGCGGCCAACCTGTGGTTCTCCTGGCACGCCGGGGCGATAGACCTGATGCAACGGGTGGACCACCACCTGTGGCGCGAGGTGAACCACAACCCCGTGGCCCTGCTCAACCAGATCAGCCAGGAGCGCCTGGAGACCCTGGCCGAGGACAGCGGCTTTTTGGCCCAGATGGACCGCGTGGTCGAGACCATGCGCGCCTACCTGGGAGCCACCAAATGCGCTTTCTTGAACGGCCGGGCCCCGGAAGGCCTCAAGATCGCCTACTTCTCGGCCGAATACGGCCTGACCGACTGCCTCTCGCTCTACTCCGGGGGCCTGGGGGTCTTGAGCGGCGACCATTTGAAAAGCGCCAGCGACCTGAACCTGCCCCTGGTGGCGGTGGGCCTGGCCTATGGCCAGGGCTACTTCAACCAGTACCTGAACGCCGACGGCTGGCAGCAGGAAGAGTACCACCCCAACGACTTCTACAACCTGCCCATGAGCCTGATGACCACCGATGACGGCAACGAATTGCGCATCAGCGTGGACATCGAGGGGCGGCCGCTGCAGGCCAGGGTTTGGCGCATATCGGTGGGGCGAGTGCCCCTGTACCTCATGGACGCCAACATCGAAGACAACCCGCCGGAGTTGCGCTCCATCACCTTCCAGCTCTACGGCGGCGACCGCGAGATGCGCATCCGCCAGGAGATTCTCTTGGGCATCGGCGGGGTGCGCCTGCTCAAGGCCCTCAATATCGAACCCAACGTCTTTCACATGAACGAGGGCCACAGCGCCTTCGCCAGCCTGGAACGCATCCGTCAGCTCCGGCAGGAAAAGGGCCTCAACTTCAACGAGGCCCGCGAGGTGGTGCGCGCCTCCAACTGCTTCACCACCCACACCCCGGTGCCGGCGGGCAACGACTATTTCGACCCCGATCTGGTGCGGCGGCACTTCTCGAGCTATGTGGCCGACCTGGGCATCTCCCTGCCGGTACTCATGGCCTATGGCCGGGTGGACCCGCGCAACGACAGCGAACAGTTCTGCATGACCGTGTTGGCCATGCGCCTCAGCGACTTCGCCAACGGGGTGAGCCGCCTGCACGGGCGGGTGAGCCGCCAAATGTGGCAAGGGGTGTGGCCCCATTTCCCGGAAGAGGACATTCCGGTGGGGCACGTCACCAACGGGGTGCACATCCCCTCCTGGATCAGCAGCGACATGGCCTACCTCTACTACCGCTACCTGGGCCCGGGCTGGCACGAGGACCCGGATAGCCAGACGGTGTGGAAGGCCATCGAGGAGATGCCCGACGCCGAGCTGTGGCGGGCGCGGGAGCGCCGCCGGGGCCAGATGGTGGCCTTTTTGCGCAACACCATGGTCGAGCAACTGAGCCGCCGGGGGGCCAGCGCCGAGGAGCTGCGACGGGCCGGCGAGGCGCTCAACCCCGAGGCCCTGACCATCGTCTTCGCCCGGCGCTTCGCCACCTACAAGCGTGCGGTGCTCATCGCCCAGGACCAGGAGCGCCTGGCCAAGATACTGGGCAACCCCCAGCAGCCGGTGCAGATCATCTTCGCGGGCAAGGCCCATCCCAAGGACAACGAGGGCAAGGAGTTCATCCGCCGGGTGGTGGCTCTGACCCACGACAAACGCTTCCGCGACAAGATCGTGTTCATCGAGGACTACGACATCAACACCGCCCGCTACCTGGTGCAAGGGGCCGACATCTGGCTCAACACCCCGCGGCGGCCCATGGAGGCCTGCGGCACCAGCGGCATGAAGGCGGTGGCCAACGGCGGGCTGCACCTGAGCATCCTGGACGGCTGGTGGGACGAGGGCTTCCAGCCCGGCCTGGGCTGGGCCATCGGCCGGGGCGAGGAGCACTCCGGGGAGTATCCCCAGGACGAGGTGGAGGCCAGGGCCCTGTACCGCCTGCTGGAAGACGAGGTGGTACCCTTGTTCTATCGCCGCGACGCCTACGGCCTGCCCCGGGGCTGGATATCCTACGTCAAGAACAGCCTGCGCAACCTGTGCCCGGTGTTCAACAGCCACCGCATGGTGGAGGATTACGCCGAGAACGCCTACCTCTCTGCCTCGCGGCGCTTTTTGAACCTGGTGGCCGACGAGTTCAGTGGGGCCAAGGGGTTGGGGGACTGGTCTCAGCGCATCATGGAGAACTGGAGCCAGGTGCAGGTGGTGAGCGCCGAGAGCGCCGCCCCGCACAGCGCCATTTGGGGCCAGGAGCTACCCATAAGCGCGATGGTGCGCCTGGGCGACCTGAAACCCGAGGACGTGGCGGTGGACGCCTATTACGGCCGCCTGCGCCCGGACGGCGAATTCGCCGAGCGCCTCACCCACACCCTGGAACCGGTGGGGCAAAATGACGGGATGTGGCGTTTCGAGGGCAAGGTGCTGGCCCAGAGCACCGGGCGCCTGGGCCTGGCGGTCAGGGTGGTGCCCAACCATCCCCTGGCCGGGAGCAAATATTCCCTGGGTCTGGCCGCCTGGAGCTAG
- a CDS encoding DUF3795 domain-containing protein: protein MDYLHLTAPCGLDCFNCAFYLVTQGDEQSLELIRSYHKLMGIPLEVMRCQGCRAHKGRPPMHALSFDRPGPCPAYACSRQKGLSFCYECDDFPCDHLHPYADRANKVPHNTKVFNLCLIKKMGLEKWAEQKAGKVRQTYFHKWWTLE, encoded by the coding sequence ATGGATTATCTCCACCTAACCGCGCCCTGCGGCCTGGACTGCTTCAATTGCGCCTTTTACCTGGTTACCCAGGGCGATGAGCAATCCCTCGAGTTGATCCGCTCCTACCACAAGTTGATGGGCATCCCCCTGGAGGTCATGCGCTGCCAGGGCTGCCGGGCCCACAAGGGACGGCCGCCCATGCATGCGCTTTCCTTCGACCGCCCCGGCCCCTGCCCGGCCTATGCCTGCAGCCGTCAAAAGGGCCTGAGCTTTTGCTACGAGTGCGACGACTTTCCCTGCGACCATCTGCACCCCTATGCCGACCGGGCCAACAAGGTGCCCCACAACACCAAGGTGTTCAACCTGTGCCTGATCAAAAAGATGGGGCTGGAAAAGTGGGCCGAGCAAAAGGCCGGCAAGGTGCGCCAGACCTATTTCCACAAGTGGTGGACCCTGGAGTGA